From the Ipomoea triloba cultivar NCNSP0323 chromosome 8, ASM357664v1 genome, the window atatatcttGCAACTATATTGAAAGTAATATTATATGCAAaatgtcaaatttaaaaattataagaaaatatttaaaaaattaaactcaattttcttttgaaaatccACTTGCATCTGATTGGTTTAGCCCCTTTGGGCAGATCAACCAATTCACATGTGTGATTAGACTTAATGGAGTCTAATTAACTTTGTAAGGCTTCTTTCCAAAAGACGACATCAAATGAGTGCATTGCCGCCTCGAAGGACTTGGGCTCTTCTTCTAAGATTAGCTGACATACAAATTGATCAGAAATTTCATTTATGTTATGCAACTCTGTTATGTATGTTATAAAATCTGACCCAAAGGTCGTTTTAGTTCTTTGCCTCTTACTTCTCCTCTGTTGATCAAGCTCATTCTCAATTTGAGAAGCAGGGGGTAACGAGAACTCACTCCTTTGTGAGCTGTTTGGAGACTGCTTTAGTGGAAAAATGTGTTCGAAGGATTCTGCTTCCCAAGCTTCGCACATAAACTTATTgtctaggtgcataaacatgtatGCACCACTGTTTTCTACATATCCAACAAGTACTGCATCTGAAGTCTTGGACCCAAGATTGGGTCTTTTAAATGAGGGAAGACCCACCTTCGTTAAGCACCCCCACACCTTGAAGTATTTCAAGTTAGGGGCATATCCTTCCATAGCTCATATGGGGTTTTATCATACCCTTTATGAGGTACTCTTTTTAGAATATGATCGGCTGTAAGAGCAGCTTCTCCCCACAATGAGTTTAGGGCACCTGAGCTAATAAGAAGAGCGTTaatcatctccttgagagttctaTTTTTCCTCTCAACTATGCCATTTTGCTGCGGGGTGTAAGGTGCAGTGACTTCACGAATAATTCCAGATTTCTCACAAAAGAATTTAAGAGACATAGATTCATATTCACCACCCCCTGTCAAACCGGAGTCTTTTGATTCTCTGATTTAGCTGATTTTCTACTTCAGTTTTAAAAATCACAAACTTTAATTCTGCTTTGTCTTTTGTTCTTAGCAGATATATTTTGCAAAACCGAGTAAAATCACCTATAAAGGAAATGTAATATCGTTTTCTACCTCTAGTTTCAGTATTTTTTAAATCAGCTATATCAGTGTGAATCAATTCTAAGACACATGTAGAGTGATGTTTCACATTAGAATAAGGTTTTCTAGCAAACTTTGCTTCAGCACATATTTCACATTGAGAAAGTGAGTCATTTTGCAGATTAGACaacatattcattttttttagccTGTTCATGCATTTGAAACCGACATATCCTAATCTACCATGCCAAACATCAAATGAGATAGCAATATAAGTAGAAGTGTCAGAGCCACTGACAAGGTTATTCATAAATGTTTCAATGTTATTGGAAGTAAAAGGAATGAGAGGCAAAACAAACAGCCCCCCACGCAGGTAACCCTTTCCTAAATACTCCCCTCTACGAGTCATAAGCATGAGCTCAGACTCAAACACTAGTTTGATCCCAACCCTAACCAACAAAGGCCCTAAGACCAAATTTCTCCGCAGAGAGGGAACATACATCACACTACTCAAAAACAAATACTTTCTAGAACAGAGTTTGATCTCTACAATTCCTACACCTCTTACCTCAGACATATTATCATTTCCCATGAAAACTTGCTCTCCATAGCCTTCAGCAATTGCCTGGAAAGTCTTGAAGCACATCATGTTTGCGAAGAAATGATGGGAGGCTCAGTGTCAACTATCCACTCTTCAGAACCTTGCACAACATTTGCCTCCAGGGTCACTATAGTTGACACCACCTCTACATCCTCCAACAGATTTTTCTAGTTCCTTGTCTCTTGTTGAGTGCCTTTCTGATCATTTGCTCCTTTTCGGTGGTAACACTGAGCTGCGCGGTGTCTATGTTTTCCCCAGACGAAGCATCCGCCACCTTTCCCTTGCTTTTGTTGTTCTTGAACCGACCGTTGTTGTTCACTTTGAACCATTTCTTTCAGTTCTTGCTCTGGCCTCTATTTCCAAGTTTTGACCTATCACCTTTCACACTAGTTTCAATGGCATTAGCCTTTAAATTTTCAGGGAAAGAACAAACCTTTGCTTGAGGCGACTAGCCTTCTCGATGTTCAGATGTGTTGTGGGCACGGGAATCAATAAAATTGGTtgttgaaatattttagaattagttttattatttaattaggaatatcagttttattaattaattaggaattatcttaaaattaattttatatttagtttgttagacttatattaattttcatatttatcttaGCTTATTGGTTAGAATTAGTTTATcctatatttaataattatctcattcaTGTGGTTGTAATCAACTTGGTAATGGctatttaaggccattgcaTGCCTAATGAAATATAGATTGAGATgaatttttgagttagaaaatgGAATGTTTTCTAGAACTTGGTATGAGTTCGGCCATTGAGTTGATCATGGCAAACCTGACTTATCAAGGAAGTTACAAGCCTTGTGGTGTCATCCCGGTTTTTATCGCTCTACAGTCGAGCATGGCAAACCACTATACatcaaaatccaaaaacaaCCCTTTACCCGATCTAAATTAAACCTACAAATTGATCACACCAAGCCTAATAaatcattataaaaaattcccTTTTAAATTAGAGTGTGAAGAACAGATCGGGCCAACCAGATTCGCATCAAGATGATTGACCAGTTGCTCCCAGGAGTAATCATTGGACTCGTGTTTCATCTTGTTTTGGAAGTCTACCCATGATTCAGGTAGTTTTTCAACTAGTGCATAGGTCTGTAACATGCTACTTACTGGAATTCCTTCTGACACCAGATCAGCAACCAAGTTTTCATACTCGTGAACATATTCAATGATTGGTTTTGTTTCCACCATCTAGAAGTTGAGCCAGCGTCCGACTGCATACTTCCTGCGGCCTGTATCATCCGCTCCATACTTCCTTCGCAGCAAGTCCCAATTTTGCTTCGCGAACTTGTAACCAGCATATTGTTCTAGCAGGACATCTGACATGAAGTGTAGGAGAATACCTCGAACCGTCTTGTTGACTCGTTCATGTTTAGAACGATCACTCTGTGATTGATCAGGTGAGCGTGAAGTTGGCGTTTTCGGATCAAGAGTCTTTAGATTTGAAGTTGCGTCTAGGATCGTTATCTGAGCAGCCGTTTGGGATAGATCGGTAGCTTTTGGCGGAGCAGGTTCGTACAAATTCATGCATGTCATTAAGGGGATCAACTGTTATGATGTAATCAAACTCGACGGCTTCATAATAGATGAGCATTTTGACGGCCCACCTACGGTAATTGAGACCATTCAGTGGTTCAATTTTCAACAAATCAGTAGTAGACTTGGAAAGATACGACGACATTTTCTTTCGGGAAATCGCTTTTAACTGTTaggaattgaatatataaaatgtcgTAGATCACTCTACGTTGATGTAGGCTTGTCGATTTGTTTGGGAAAAGAAGGAAGAAGACCTGTGACGTGTTCAAGACATTGCCTTAAAAGCGATTTGCCGGGAACCGGTCACTTTCGACTGTCAAACACAGAAGATGCGAATTAATTCTCACAATTAAGACACACGAATATGCTCAGACGGAGAATGAGAGAAAGAATAGAAGAGGGAATGAATTGATGCTTTGAGAGCTCTGGCAAAGCAGGTATTTATAGCTTCTGAAATAACTACCTTCCCAATACCACCCACAAGAATATGCAAAAGACACGAAACCGACTAACAAACATGTTAGTGTAGACCACAAATTTGAGAGATCAATTTGGACTCCACAACTTTAATTTTGGATGGGAAAAATTAGTTGAAAtctcaaaaattaaataaaggggGCGTAAAAATTAACACACCACACTTTGAACGCAAACCGAACGGGCATGTGGGGTTCCCCATTTCCTTTTCCTCCATAATATTTCAAATGCTTCAAAGAAAGTGGTATTAAAAATGAGGGAAAAAGTTTCCAATGAAaacaatgtgggacaaaaggctAGAGGAAAACTACTCCTACTTGAATGAGAATTCCaacacttttaatatattaaaaatgtaccttgtatTCAGAAAAAGTACATTAAAAAGTCCACACAACACTGTATGGGAATTGTTGTACCCTGAATCAGGgttcaaattatgtaccttcagttaacacattatgcATGTACCTACAGTTAAATGTTTCtgtatatgtaaacaaacagATCATATGATAGCCACAGGTACAGAAATTGTCAACTACAGGTACAGAATATGTCAACTACATATACAGAATAATTACttatacataatatgatagttacatATACAGAAATTGTCAACTACAGGTACAAttgtacaaaatgtgttaaccaCAGATACAAAATTTGAAGATTATTTTGAGATCAAGATCTACAATGCAAGATAAAccagtccatggtataatttgcccaccgCATAGACCATGACGTACATAATAATTTGTCGTCGCCAATCTGACCTCACTTTGAGCTTGATCAACCGTCCAACGTCACCTtacattaatttcttattatattgaaaacaaaaatattctcttcttcttctcccaacaAAAATATTCTCATTCAATATAAactcaacaatatttataactttattGTTAAAAAATACTACTATATAAAATTGCGAAATgctaaattatttattacttctACGTCATTTAGTGTTCATAagacaataaatatttttaatgcattttgtgtatgtgtttagttaaaaattaatttattttctagaCTAAGGAGGCTTCAATTTAATACTCCCATCCATAACATATTATAATGGGCAGTTCTATTTGGTGcgatttttaagaaaataagatATGATATTCTTTGTAAATGTATCATTGTAAATGAACTCACCTAatcaaatacattaaaaaaaaaaaaagttacaagcTATTAAAGGTAACAACGgtattaatttgatttacaccaaaacaaacaaacaataaatgTAAGAAACGAGAACAAAGATGGATGAAGTATAATTGCATGAAAAAAATGTTGTACATAATATATAGTAGAATTCAATACAAGTGAAAGCGAACTATTTATATAAGTcctataacatatatacacaattatTTTCCGTGCCACCCGAACTGTTGGTCCTAAATCTTATATTAGATGCAAAAGGCTTTTCAGCGATCTACTCTACATGTTCCATCTGTCTCCTCTACTTATCTGAGCCAAACTCAACAATCAACACtaataaattatcatattaggggaaaaataaaagtaaaaatgctattcacattttttttagtactattgactctgttacaatgtagtatatgttcataactactttctcaacctactaaaacataaagagtcaacagtcgcctccactgaggctcgaaccactcccttccatgtgggagtgtaaatcgggtgccactagaccacaaggtctaaATTAAGAGAATGGATGTATTTTTTGGGAACACCAGATGGTTTTATCGGAACTAAATCCATAATAAATCGGgtatagaaatataaaatggtatagaaaaataatagtattattgCTCAGAACGTTAGgtccaaaaaaaaacttataatatCCGAGATAATGTCCCAAACTGGCATCCtggccaaataataaataataaatactataacCCCAACATTGGTGTTGCTCTAGGAACTAAGGACTACAGCCACTGCATCAGGAGAGATGTAAGGTTATGACTATGATGTCTTAATGAGAGGCAAGACATCCTATTTATAGTGTATGAGTCTCCTCCATAGAGTGACAAATTTGTGGACTAGGTTGTCCTCCATCTACACGACTACACCATTCACTGTGCGTATCTCATTTTCACTCCACTACTTTATTTTCATAGCACTTCAGCTGAATAAGTACGGCTTTTTACCCTTTGATATACAAGGATTGAGTAGTTTGGCAAGTGTGTTGTTATCCCATAAGTTGTGGTTTTGAACCTTGGCTACTGCCTCCTTTTTGGGTCACCATATATGCTTCATTTCTTCCTAACCCACCAAGACTTTTATTCTTTTTGGGCAAAACCTCACTAATAAAAATGAACCCCCTTAGATCAAGATCTTCCTAATAAAATAGTCCATGGGGGCCATGGCATCATCAACACTAAAGAAGAAGAGTAACTCTCCtgtgagactgtctcatggATTCTTATTCAGAGACCGATCAGatcaatattaaaatgtaatacttatattgaaaaatgtaatactgatcagaaataaagtgtttgttatgaaaagtgtaatacttttaaatcaaaatatataagtaacaaacaacaAATGTTATATTCTGAATTAATATTACGTTTTTcgatataattattatattttcatcttaaCTTGACATGTCTTACCAATAAAGATTCGTAAAATGATCTTACACAATTTTTTGCCCAAGAAGAAAATAGGTTAAATAAAATGTGATGGTGATTGGGGAGtatgatattttattaagaGGCCGGATAGCGGGGCGGTAATCATTAAAGCTACGAAAAACCATTGATACCAAATGTTTTCCGCTTCAAAATTTAGGTAACGGTCACAGGTCAGTGGCcacccaaaaaataattaattaaacaacaattttgttgtattaaattatatttataaaataaagctGAGTGGGGGAGGAGTCTGTGGTGATTTCAGATGGATGAGAAAATGCAGACCCACAGAAACGAGAAAAATACCACGTTGGATTTCGCTGGAGGAATGAATGTCAACGCCAACTCAGCATTCTCATATCCTTTTcttaataaatattcaatataattactCTTATAATAATGCCAACATAAGTTACTCCGTGTAATACACCACCTTGTCTAATATTAATTGTAAGTTGTACTATATTTTTTCAGCCCAAAAATTAAAACTCCCACCACTAAAGTTTAATCCTATAACAACtcatttagaataataatagaaatgcaattgacgaaaaaattaaagtgaCCGGTAAACACGATGTTCGTTGGTGTATGTTTGTCTTAAAATCTCATCGGAGTTGGTCGGAAGGTCACTACCGTTGATTGGAAGGTTACCAGAGAGAGTTAGAAGGTGGTCAAAAccctagtgacctgtaatagtatgttattaattgattttttaacttcaatgcaccaaaataacatgtttatgagtttaattgtaacttttgaaaatttagggGCACCATTGACTTTCCGAGTAAAATTTAGGGGTCTATTTGActcttttctctttaaaaaaatcaatattccTACCACCGAGTtagtaattgatttttcattctcattattattgtattaaattttattttttttatatcacaTTTTTTGTTAAACTTGTAGTGAAAACGGTCAATCCAAAAGCAATTTATGGAAttaaaatgttttctttttctagcattaaatttaaaattaactcattttagtgagaaaaatgacaattttgctTTTTTCTGATCTGTTGAGACTTCTTTCTCATTTAAAAAGGCCAATCTTGATTCGTCTTCCTGTGCCCAAAAATATTTCCTCTctccccccctctctctctctctctctctgagaATATTTATCTTCTAGTACAAGAAAAGCAAGGCTTGCACGCCAAGAAATACTGAAGCAAGCAGAACAAGTGCCTCCGTATCAAAGAAATCGGAAGGGGAAAGGGGAGATAATGAAGCTGGTTTGGTCGCCGGAGAAAGCCTCAAAGGCTTATATCGATACTGTGAAATCGGTAAGAAATCGcgaaaattaaaatgattcattctttttaatttgtgGACTATATACCCTTTCTTggggtttaattaattaatcaatctGTGTTGATTGGGGTTGCGTGCAGTGCGAGTTGTATGAAGAATCGAGCGTAGCGGAGCTGATATCGGCCATGGCGGCGGGGTGGAACGCGCAGCTGATCGTGGAAACGTGGTCAAAAGGGAGCGGGACGGCGACGAGCGTCGGGCTAGCGGTGGCGGGCCACCACGCGGGGGGGCGCCACGTGTGCGTGGTCCCGGATCAAGAATCGAGGGAGGCGTACGGCGCGGCCATGCAGAGCGCGGGGGTTTCGCCGGAGATCTTGGTGGGGGAGGCGGAGGAGGTGATGGAAGGGCTGGAAGGGATAGATTTCCTGGTCGTCGATTCCCGGAGGAGCGACTTTGCTCGGATTTTGAGAGTGGCGAAACTCGGCCACAGAGGGGCTGTGCTCATTTGCACCCACGTTTGCTCGCGGGAGGGTTCGGATTTCCGGTGGCGGAGCGTTTTGGACGGGAAATCAAGAATTGTGCGCTCCGTTCTTCTGCCGGTGGGGAAGGGGCTAGATATAGCCCACGTCGGAGCCGCCGGCGGAGGCGGCGGAAAGGGGGAGAGTAGATGGATTAGGCATTTTGATAAGGAATCTGGGGAAGAATTTGTGATCCGGAGGTGAATAGATTACATGGTAGTAGTTAACTAGATCAAACTATGAAatgagttttttcttttttttttttgtttttggtttgatAAGTCAAGAGTTCTGACTTCTGTATATAGATTTAGAAAATGAAAGCACTTCTTGTTTTCCAGTTTTGTTGGTAGAGTTTGGTACACATTAGTACTTCTATCAAGGACTATAAAGATTAATTTAGGTGTTTATTTATGCCTAAAAACTTTTTAgagaaaaattacaatttttattcttaagTTATAcgataattgtaaaattcgtcaTTTTAAGTGTTggttatgttcattttttttcctaagttatcattggcgttgcatttttcgtccatttactaacaaaacattaaggACTAAATTTGTAACTTTAATATAGTTCAAGACGAAAACTGAGCACGAGAAGTTAATAAAAAGCCGAAAAGTACAATactaatgataacttaggggtGAAAATTTAGCACGATCAACACTTAaaacgaattctacaattaccctataatttagggacgaaaactgtcatttttccaaaattttatataaagatAGTGTTATAAAATCACACaaatttatgtataaataaatttttcaattgAATACTTGAAAGTTTTATTAAGACTGCATACAATTCCAAATAGAAGAAGACTAATGTCTTGCATACCATTGTGCTGTTCCAGATGATATGGGGCAATTTGTAGCAGCGGTTTCAATTACTTAGGCTAGCGtggagttctactacatgtacttCCAAATCTTGATATGTTATTTTCTTCATGTGGATCCAGGTAAAAGTGTCTAgatcaaaattttaagtgtgGGAGTAAAAGTTTAGAGTAGAGATGGGGAGTACATATAGTATTTTCGGGTTGGTGTGTGTTCCCCCCAGAGAAGTAGAAGTGTTAGCCATCAGGGAAGTGTTTAGTTGGGTGAAGAGGATGGGGGTGGATAACCTTTATTAAGAGACCGATTCCCAACTTGTGGTCAAAGGCTTTAACAGCCAACACTGGAGTCTCCTCTTTCGTTCCCATTCTAGTTGATATTAACGAAATGTTAAATTGTTTTCACAACGTTGTCATTTCATTTGTTAAATAAGCAGCGAACCATCCGGTCTATGTTTTAACCAGGGAGTCGATGTCTATGCCTATTCTAATAGAGTGGGTTTCTATCCCCCATTATTCATCTTGGAAACGATGTAgctaaaaagaaatatataaaaaaaaaaaatacatttattataCAAATTATGCAAAGCAAAAGGAATTTGATGCAATGAAGAAAATCTTGGGATGTAAGATATTAGTATACTTGGATTTGTTAGAAGATTGTGCATATGAATGACATTGCTCCTCGTGAAAGACAAGTTCCTAACTTCCTATTACTAAAAATAGTACCAATAGAAGAAAGACGTTTTAAGAACATCTGTGTATCCAAAATTTTATGTACCAATAGAAGAAAGAGTCAAAAGAAAAGGACTTATTTTCTGCAAAAACAATTATCCAAAGCAAAACCATATGTTGGCAGAAGTGAACAGACCATATTCTTGTCCAACCCAATAAAATCAACTTGGTATATCAGTTGAAAATTGGGGCTTATCAAAACCCTGAAATTCACGAGTTCAAAACCAAATGCTGTGCCAATTTCCACAATGCAGTAAACTTGAGGCCGTAAAAAGGTATACCCTACAATAATATTAGCTTGTCATCTATATATTCCCACATCAAAACGCAGAAACATATTTCTCCGGTGCACTTCAGCAGTCTGCTCTCTCAGCCCGGAAGTTGGCAATCTTTTCCACCACCTTCTTTGGAGTAGGTAGTGGTGCATACGAAGCAGCATTAATAATAGCCTAATTCATAGCAGAAAATGGAAATTAGTAATAGCCTTCTCAAGAAGAGCTATTGGACATATAGGGTGTTGTTTTACCTGAAATTTTTCTAGTAGTTTGTTCATCTTCGTAACAACCTCTTCGTAGTTATTCCTGGAGAATTATATGTACAATGAAGTTACATCTTGGACAAGCGGAAAAAGGAGAGTAACAAAGTAATCAGAAGAGGGCAGGTTCTAACTCCTGTTTTCTAGTCTTTGATGAAGTGAGCTCAAGCTTCCCATCTCTATTGATCCTATCTTTTTCC encodes:
- the LOC116027669 gene encoding uncharacterized protein LOC116027669 produces the protein MKLVWSPEKASKAYIDTVKSCELYEESSVAELISAMAAGWNAQLIVETWSKGSGTATSVGLAVAGHHAGGRHVCVVPDQESREAYGAAMQSAGVSPEILVGEAEEVMEGLEGIDFLVVDSRRSDFARILRVAKLGHRGAVLICTHVCSREGSDFRWRSVLDGKSRIVRSVLLPVGKGLDIAHVGAAGGGGGKGESRWIRHFDKESGEEFVIRR